Proteins co-encoded in one Malus domestica chromosome 09, GDT2T_hap1 genomic window:
- the LOC103442919 gene encoding glutamate receptor 3.7, whose protein sequence is MRGAVVLPLQFLIWVFLTSCFYCQKPSVVNIGAIFSFNSVIGRVAKTAMEAALSDVNADPRILSGTELRLLKENTNSSVFLGSVEAFQVLDKSIVAIIGPQTSSMAHMISEIANGLQVPLISYAATDPTLSALQFPFFLRTIQSDAHQMAAMAGLIDFYGWKEVIAVFVDDDYGRNGISALHDELDKTMSRISHNLALPVQYNLNDIADLLNKSRFLGPRVYIVHVDPDPRLRIFTVAKELHMMTSNYVWFATDWLSTTVDSFSPMNRTSLAALQGVVTLRKHIPESSRKRAFMSRWKKMQQDGLASSELNVYGLYAYDTVWAVAHSIENFMNENRNISFSALDKLLDMRPSQIQLGKLKVFDGGSLLREKLLETNMSGLTGHVEFDQDRSRASGIYDIINFDQMKIRTVGFWTYYSGFSVSPPETLKRGRSSYSPLDQKLDNVTWPGGNTERPRGWEIADNEKPLRIGVPKRVSFVDFVTERNNSHKIEGYCIDVFNEALKLVPYDVPYRFEPFGNGRSNPSYDELVKMVAENVFDAAVGDIAIVKNRTMIVDFSQPYVITGLVIVAPIDNSKSNAWVFLKPFSLEMWCVTASFFVIIAVVMWVLEHRVNKDFRGPPKRQLATIFTFSFSTLFKKNQEDTVSPLGRMVMVIWLFLLMVITSSYTASLTSILTVQQLSIPITGIDSLIASNWPIGYQVGSFAYSYLTDSLYIHSSRLVPLGSPEEYETALRKGPDDGGVAAIIDELTYVELFLSSQTDFGIIGDTFTRSGWGFAFPRDSPLAVDISSAILKLSESGTLQKIHEKWFCKMGCRGDKKLESDESNQLHLISFWGLYLLCGAFTLAALVIFLLRVIHQFVRYKKQRANHLSSSLSSSSWSSRWSQVMNFVDFIDEKEEAIKKMYAQGDSTQGQVS, encoded by the exons ATGAGGGGTGCTGTAGTTTTGCCACTGCAATTTCTGATATGGGTTTTCCTCACTAGCTGCTTTTACTGCCAGAAGCCTTCTGTGGTGAATATTGGagcaatttttagttttaactcGGTTATTGGTAGAGTTGCAAAGACAGCCATGGAAGCTGCACTCTCTGATGTTAATGCAGACCCAAGAATTCTCAGTGGGACGGAGCTGAGGTTGCTTAAGGAGAATACAAATTCTAGTGTGTTCTTGGGATCCGTTGAAG CTTTTCAGGTGCTTGACAAAAGTATAGTAGCCATAATCGGACCACAGACCTCTTCAATGGCTCATATGATCTCTGAAATTGCTAATGGTCTCCAAGTACCTCTTATCTCATATGCTGCCACTGATCCTACTCTTTCTGCTCTCCAATTCCCATTCTTTCTCCGAACTATACAAAGCGATGCTCACCAAATGGCTGCTATGGCTGGTTTGATTGATTTTTACGGGTGGAAAGAGGTTATTGCTGTCTTTGTGGATGACGATTATGGGAGGAATGGAATATCTGCTTTACATGATGAACTTGACAAAACAATGTCAAGGATTTCTCATAACTTGGCTTTGCCTGTccaatataatttaaatgacaTTGCTGATTTGCTCAATAAATCCAGATTTCTTGGCCCTCGTGTCTATATTGTTCATGTTGATCCCGATCCTAGGTTGAGAATCTTTACTGTCGCCAAAGAACTTCATATGATGACAAGCAATTATGTGTGGTTTGCAACAGATTGGCTTTCTACTACAGTAGATTCATTCTCTCCAATGAACCGAACTTCACTCGCTGCCCTTCAAGGTGTAGTTACTTTACGTAAGCATATCCCAGAGTCCAGTCGAAAGCGTGCATTTATGTCTAGGTGGAAAAAAATGCAGCAGGATGGCTTAGCAAGTTCTGAGTTAAATGTCTATGGACTTTACGCTTATGACACAGTTTGGGCTGTTGCACATTCGATTGAAAATTTTATGAATGAAAACAGAAATATCTCATTCTCTGCCCTTGATAAATTACTTGACATGAGACCATCTCAAATTCAGCTGGGCAAGCTTAAGGTCTTTGATGGTGGATCTCTTCTTCGTGAGAAGTTATTGGAGACAAATATGAGTGGCTTAACTGGTCATGTTGAATTTGATCAAGACAGAAGCCGTGCGAGTGGCATTTATGATATCATTAATTTTGATCAGATGAAAATTCGTACGGTTGGTTTTTGGACTTATTATTCAGGTTTTTCAGTTTCTCCCCCGGAAACTCTTAAAAGGGGAAGAAGTAGCTATTCTCCACTGGATCAGAAGCTTGACAATGTCACGTGGCCTGGTGGAAATACAGAAAGGCCACGCGGTTGGGAGATTGCCGATAATGAAAAACCATTGAGAATTGGAGTTCCAAAAAGAGTAAGCTTTGTTGATTTTGTTACAGAACGGAACAACAGCCATAAAATCGAAGGATACTGCATTGATGTGTTCAATGAAGCACTGAAGTTAGTCCCGTATGATGTTCCTTACAGATTTGAACCTTTTGGTAATGGCCGGTCCAATCCCAGTTATGATGAGCTTGTGAAGATGGTTGCAGAAAAC GTGTTTGATGCAGCTGTTGGGGACATTGCAATTGTGAAAAACCGGACAATGATTGTGGATTTTTCTCAGCCCTATGTTATCACCGGGCTAGTGATAGTGGCACCTATTGACAATTCAAAGTCAAATGCTTGGGTGTTtctcaaaccattttcattggaGATGTGGTGCGTTACTGCATCTTTCTTTGTGATAATTGCTGTGGTAATGTGGGTTCTTGAGCATCGAGTCAACAAAGATTTTCGGGGTCCCCCTAAGAGGCAGCTCGCTACAATCTTTAC GTTCAGCTTTTCAACCCTATTTAAGAAAAATC AAGAAGATACTGTGAGCCCGCTTGGGCGAATGGTGATGGTGATATGGCTTTTCCTATTGATGGTGATCACGTCAAGCTATACtgcaagcttgacttcaatcctTACAGTTCAGCAGCTTTCGATACCCATCACTGGAATTGATAGTTTGATTGCAAGCAATTGGCCTATAGGCTACCAAGTAGGGTCATTTGCTTATAGCTATCTGACTGATAGCCTCTACATTCATAGCTCGAGACTTGTTCCACTAGGCTCCCCAGAGGAGTATGAAACTGCACTGCGAAAAGGGCCGGATGATGGAGGGGTGGCAGCTATTATAGATGAGCTTACTTATGttgaattatttctttcaaGTCAAACTGATTTCGGaattattggtgacacatttaCGAGGAGCGGATGGGGATTT GCCTTTCCAAGAGATTCTCCCCTTGCTGTTGACATTTCCTCTGCAATCTTGAAACTTTCGGAGAGTGGAACACTTCAGAAGATTCATGAGAAATGGTTCTGCAAGATGGGTTGTCGTGGTGACAAGAAGCTGGAGTCCGACGAGTCTAACCAACTCCACTTGATAAGCTTCTGGGGTCTATACCTATTATGTGGCGCCTTCACTCTCGCTGCGCTTGTAATCTTTCTGCTGCGAGTGATACACCAATTTGTCCGCTACAAGAAGCAGCGCGCAAACCATCTCTCTTCATCGTTGTCATCAAGCTCGTGGAGTTCTCGATGGTCTCAGGTCATGAACTTTGTTGACTTCATCGACGAGAAGGAAGaagcaataaaaaaaatgtacgcTCAGGGTGACAGTACTCAAGGTCAGGTTAGCTGA